In a single window of the Aminomonas paucivorans DSM 12260 genome:
- a CDS encoding sodium-dependent transporter — protein sequence MSEPNIKREGFSSGLAVFFATLGSAVGLGNIWKFPYLTGANGGGAFLLIYFICIVCVGVPVMVSEFYIGRRTRKNAVGSFKVLTGKPGTPWKGIGLMGVAAAYLIMFFYSDVAGWVYFYCFKAFTGQLAGITKDAVGPLFGQVIGAGTAGQPLSAATLSPLVWQVIVMTVVGTILSMGVRGGIERITKTLMPLLFLLIIICDIRALTLPGAGKGIDFLFHVDFSKITAPVILSALGLAFFKLSLGMGTMITYGSYFTDDNHMIQTAGKVAASDTLVSMLAGLAIFPTVFSFGMEPSAGPGLLFMTIPLVFNQMPFGGILLACFFLLTCFAATTAMLSLVEVPIAYFVEELKVSRVKATVFNCVLIALVGITATLSVDSSSYLGQYKFFGKGFFDLYDYLSSNIILPLGGLCIALFVGYCNKREDIADELSNHGTLANASTVDAYRFIIRFVSPALLILVFLNSVGILKF from the coding sequence GTGAGCGAACCCAACATTAAACGGGAAGGCTTCTCCTCCGGTCTGGCGGTGTTCTTCGCCACCCTCGGATCCGCGGTCGGACTGGGCAACATCTGGAAGTTTCCCTACCTCACCGGCGCCAACGGCGGCGGCGCTTTCCTCCTCATCTACTTCATCTGCATCGTCTGTGTGGGCGTGCCCGTCATGGTCAGCGAGTTCTACATCGGCCGGCGCACCCGCAAGAACGCCGTGGGGTCCTTCAAGGTCCTCACGGGCAAACCCGGAACCCCCTGGAAGGGCATCGGCCTCATGGGGGTGGCGGCGGCCTACCTGATCATGTTCTTCTACTCCGACGTGGCGGGCTGGGTGTACTTCTACTGCTTCAAGGCCTTCACGGGGCAGCTGGCGGGGATCACCAAGGACGCGGTGGGCCCCCTGTTCGGCCAGGTCATCGGGGCGGGCACGGCGGGACAGCCCCTCTCCGCCGCCACCCTCTCCCCCCTGGTGTGGCAGGTCATCGTCATGACGGTGGTGGGAACCATCCTCTCCATGGGAGTCCGGGGAGGCATCGAGCGGATCACCAAGACCCTCATGCCCCTGCTGTTCCTGCTCATCATCATCTGCGACATCCGGGCCCTCACGCTGCCCGGGGCGGGCAAGGGGATCGACTTCCTCTTCCACGTGGACTTCTCCAAGATCACCGCGCCGGTGATCCTCTCCGCCCTGGGGCTGGCGTTCTTCAAGCTCTCCCTGGGCATGGGCACCATGATCACCTACGGCTCTTACTTCACCGACGACAACCACATGATCCAGACGGCGGGCAAGGTGGCCGCTTCGGACACCCTGGTCTCCATGCTGGCGGGCCTGGCCATCTTCCCCACGGTGTTCTCCTTCGGCATGGAGCCCTCCGCCGGCCCGGGGCTGCTCTTCATGACCATCCCCCTGGTGTTCAACCAGATGCCCTTCGGGGGCATCCTCCTGGCGTGCTTCTTCCTCCTCACCTGCTTCGCCGCCACCACCGCCATGCTCTCCCTGGTGGAGGTGCCCATCGCCTACTTCGTGGAGGAGCTGAAGGTCTCCCGGGTGAAGGCCACGGTCTTCAACTGCGTCCTCATCGCCCTGGTGGGGATCACCGCCACCCTTTCGGTGGACTCCTCCAGCTACCTGGGGCAGTACAAGTTCTTCGGCAAGGGGTTCTTCGACCTCTACGACTACCTCTCCTCCAACATCATCCTGCCCCTGGGCGGGCTGTGCATCGCCCTGTTCGTGGGCTACTGCAACAAACGGGAGGACATCGCCGACGAGCTGAGCAACCACGGGACCCTGGCCAACGCCTCCACCGTGGACGCCTACCGGTTCATCATCCGCTTCGTGTCTCCGGCCCTGCTGATCCTGGTCTTCCTCAACAGCGTGGGCATCCTCAAGTTCTAG
- a CDS encoding L-2-amino-thiazoline-4-carboxylic acid hydrolase, whose protein sequence is MDNPLLTQREIEARILEPVLEVLTERLGREEARALLGKALCAQSRRQGAKTAQDLGRNDLEAFKSVVARWNEGGALELSFRRDDPEALEFDVTRCAFAEAYERLGLEDLGTVLSCHRDFAFLEGFNPDLVLERETTLMEGGACCPFRYRRR, encoded by the coding sequence ATGGACAATCCCCTGCTGACCCAAAGGGAGATCGAAGCCCGGATCCTGGAGCCCGTCCTGGAGGTCCTGACGGAACGGCTGGGACGGGAGGAGGCCCGGGCCCTTCTGGGCAAGGCACTCTGCGCCCAGTCCCGCCGCCAGGGAGCGAAGACCGCCCAGGACCTGGGGAGGAACGACCTGGAGGCCTTCAAGTCCGTCGTGGCCCGCTGGAACGAGGGCGGGGCGCTGGAACTCTCCTTCCGGAGGGACGACCCCGAAGCCCTGGAGTTCGACGTGACGCGGTGCGCCTTCGCAGAGGCCTACGAGCGCCTGGGTCTGGAGGATCTGGGAACGGTCCTCTCCTGCCACCGAGACTTCGCCTTCCTGGAGGGGTTCAACCCCGACCTGGTCCTGGAGCGGGAGACCACCCTCATGGAGGGGGGCGCGTGCTGTCCCTTCCGCTACCGCCGTCGTTAG
- a CDS encoding indolepyruvate oxidoreductase subunit beta — protein sequence MSRETKSILLVGVGGQGTILASKILSEGLMQMGYDVKMSEIHGMAQRGGSVSTHVRYGDQVASPVISPGEADVLVAFEKVEAARWIDHLKPSGALVVNDYEIYSLPVLLGSAVYPQGLNERLRETVQNVKIFNAGRIAEELGNIKAQNVVLLGALIKAMGLDSLDWTEVLRGIVPPKLFDLNVKALRAGMAL from the coding sequence ATGAGTAGGGAGACGAAGAGCATCCTCCTGGTGGGAGTAGGGGGACAGGGTACCATCCTGGCCTCCAAGATCCTCTCCGAGGGGCTCATGCAGATGGGGTACGACGTGAAGATGTCGGAGATCCACGGCATGGCCCAACGGGGGGGGAGCGTGAGCACCCACGTGCGTTACGGAGACCAGGTGGCCTCTCCGGTGATCTCCCCCGGCGAGGCGGATGTGCTGGTGGCCTTCGAGAAGGTGGAGGCGGCCCGGTGGATCGACCACCTCAAGCCCTCCGGAGCCCTGGTGGTGAACGACTACGAGATCTACTCCCTCCCGGTGTTGCTGGGCAGTGCCGTCTACCCCCAGGGGCTCAACGAGCGGCTCCGGGAGACGGTACAGAACGTGAAGATCTTCAACGCCGGGCGCATCGCCGAGGAGCTGGGGAACATCAAGGCCCAGAACGTGGTGCTTCTGGGGGCTCTCATCAAGGCCATGGGGCTGGACTCCCTGGACTGGACGGAGGTGCTCCGGGGCATCGTGCCTCCGAAGCTCTTCGACCTCAACGTGAAGGCCCTGCGGGCGGGGATGGCCCTGTAG
- the iorA gene encoding indolepyruvate ferredoxin oxidoreductase subunit alpha, translating into MTKKILTGNEAIARGAWEAGLHVAAAYPGTPSTEILENMAQYKEVYSEWAPNEKVAVEVASGASIAGARSLAAMKHVGVNVAADPLFTMAYIGVNGGFVLVSADDPGLFSSQNEQDNRWYAPHAKVPMFEPADSQECLDFIKEAFEVSERFDTPVLFRVTTRICHSKGVVELGDRQEVPVREYVRNTSKNLMTPAAAKVRHRLVEDRLEALRAYSNRCPFNRIEWGDKRVGIITSGIGYQHAREVFGDGASYLKIGFSFPLPDEMIRAFAACVDKVYVVEENEPYLESKVKELGIPCVGRALLPGVDELSPSVVRKAFLAHDQEEPLRLDVPIPPRPPVLCAGCPHRGIFFALSKVKDKVVSSDIGCYTLGSLAPLNVGDTVICMGASVSAGVGFQKTQQIAGRTGKVFGVIGDSTFFHSGITGLIDSVFNKVPLALIIVDNRITAMTGHQENPGTGRTLMGEETVALDLESLCISCGVKRENLVVLDPYDLKACDEAVKAAQACPEPFVIITRQPCALIKDVQKKRAGVRCVVDQSTCVKCKSCLRPGCPGIAMKDGVIVIDPAQCNGCGLCMQLCPKQAISREGEVHE; encoded by the coding sequence TTGACGAAGAAGATCCTGACGGGCAACGAGGCCATCGCCCGGGGAGCCTGGGAGGCGGGGCTCCACGTGGCGGCGGCCTACCCGGGCACGCCCAGCACGGAGATCCTGGAGAACATGGCCCAGTACAAAGAGGTCTACTCCGAGTGGGCCCCCAACGAAAAGGTGGCCGTGGAGGTGGCCTCCGGGGCCTCCATCGCCGGGGCCCGGTCCCTGGCGGCCATGAAGCACGTGGGGGTCAACGTGGCGGCGGATCCCCTGTTCACCATGGCCTACATCGGGGTCAACGGGGGCTTCGTGCTGGTCTCCGCCGACGACCCCGGGCTGTTCAGCTCCCAGAACGAACAGGACAACCGGTGGTACGCCCCCCACGCCAAGGTCCCCATGTTCGAACCCGCAGACAGCCAGGAGTGTCTGGACTTCATCAAGGAGGCCTTCGAGGTTTCGGAGCGCTTCGACACCCCCGTGCTCTTCCGGGTCACCACCCGCATCTGCCACAGCAAGGGAGTGGTGGAGCTGGGAGACCGCCAGGAAGTCCCCGTGCGGGAGTACGTCCGGAACACCTCCAAGAACCTCATGACCCCCGCGGCGGCGAAGGTGCGCCACCGCCTGGTGGAGGATCGCCTGGAGGCCCTCCGGGCCTACTCCAACCGCTGTCCCTTCAACCGCATCGAGTGGGGAGACAAGCGGGTCGGGATCATCACCAGCGGCATCGGCTACCAGCACGCCCGGGAGGTCTTCGGGGACGGAGCCAGCTACCTGAAGATCGGCTTCTCCTTCCCCCTGCCCGACGAGATGATCCGGGCCTTCGCCGCCTGCGTGGACAAGGTCTACGTGGTGGAGGAGAACGAGCCCTACCTGGAGTCCAAGGTCAAGGAGCTGGGCATCCCCTGCGTGGGCCGGGCCCTGCTGCCCGGGGTGGACGAGCTTTCTCCCTCGGTGGTGCGCAAGGCCTTCCTGGCCCACGACCAGGAGGAACCCCTGCGCCTGGACGTGCCCATCCCCCCCCGGCCTCCGGTGCTCTGCGCCGGGTGCCCCCACCGGGGCATCTTCTTCGCCCTGAGCAAGGTGAAGGACAAGGTGGTGAGCAGCGACATCGGCTGCTACACCCTGGGGTCCCTGGCTCCGCTGAACGTGGGGGACACGGTGATCTGCATGGGCGCCTCCGTCTCCGCGGGGGTGGGCTTCCAGAAGACCCAGCAGATCGCCGGGCGAACCGGCAAGGTCTTCGGGGTCATCGGGGACTCCACCTTCTTCCACTCCGGCATCACCGGGCTCATCGACTCGGTGTTCAACAAGGTCCCCCTGGCCCTGATCATCGTGGACAACCGCATCACCGCCATGACGGGACACCAGGAGAATCCCGGGACGGGGCGCACCCTCATGGGGGAGGAGACGGTGGCCCTGGACCTGGAGTCCCTCTGCATCTCCTGCGGGGTGAAGCGGGAGAATCTGGTGGTGCTGGACCCCTACGACCTGAAGGCCTGCGACGAGGCGGTGAAGGCCGCCCAGGCCTGCCCGGAGCCCTTCGTCATCATCACCCGGCAGCCCTGCGCCCTCATCAAGGACGTGCAGAAGAAGCGCGCCGGGGTGCGCTGCGTCGTGGACCAGAGCACGTGCGTGAAGTGCAAGTCCTGCCTGCGTCCCGGCTGTCCCGGCATCGCCATGAAGGACGGGGTCATCGTCATCGATCCGGCCCAGTGCAACGGCTGCGGCCTCTGTATGCAGCTTTGCCCCAAGCAGGCCATCTCGAGGGAGGGCGAGGTCCATGAGTAG
- a CDS encoding phosphate acyltransferase encodes MLRNFEEVIEQTRKLGGREVAVAAAGDREVLEAVRLAGEKGVARGLLVGDEGTIRPLAEELGLGDLRVVHEPDPAAAAVRAAELVHRGEAQVLLKGLVNSSDFMRGVLHPEKGLRTGRLLSHLAVFQIPGTPKLAFHTDGGINIAPDLEAKKGILANALAALAALGYDAPKVAAITANEQVNPKMPATVDAAGLVEAWKAGAFEVPCVVEGPIALDVALSPEAARHKGIESAVSGDVDLFLMPNIEAGNVAGKSLLHYAGAQMAGLVLGAAAPVVLTSRAETAQGKLISIALACLAAAKG; translated from the coding sequence GTGCTGCGGAACTTCGAGGAAGTGATCGAACAGACCCGGAAGCTCGGGGGAAGGGAAGTTGCGGTGGCCGCCGCGGGGGACCGGGAGGTCCTGGAGGCGGTGCGCCTGGCGGGGGAAAAGGGCGTGGCCCGGGGCCTCCTGGTGGGGGACGAGGGAACGATCCGTCCCCTGGCGGAGGAGCTGGGGCTGGGAGACCTGCGGGTGGTCCACGAGCCGGACCCCGCCGCCGCGGCGGTTCGGGCGGCGGAGCTGGTGCACCGGGGGGAGGCCCAGGTGCTCCTGAAGGGCCTGGTGAACTCCAGCGACTTCATGAGGGGGGTGCTCCATCCCGAGAAGGGACTCCGCACCGGCCGTCTCCTGAGCCACCTGGCGGTCTTCCAGATCCCCGGGACCCCCAAGCTGGCCTTCCACACCGACGGGGGCATCAACATCGCTCCGGACCTGGAGGCCAAGAAAGGCATCCTGGCCAACGCTCTGGCGGCCCTGGCGGCTCTGGGCTACGATGCCCCCAAGGTGGCGGCCATCACCGCCAACGAGCAGGTGAACCCCAAGATGCCCGCCACGGTGGACGCGGCGGGGCTGGTGGAAGCCTGGAAGGCCGGGGCTTTCGAGGTCCCCTGCGTGGTGGAGGGGCCCATCGCCCTGGATGTGGCCCTCTCCCCCGAGGCGGCGCGGCACAAGGGCATCGAAAGCGCCGTGTCCGGGGACGTGGATCTGTTCCTCATGCCCAACATCGAGGCGGGGAACGTGGCGGGCAAGAGCCTGCTGCACTACGCCGGGGCCCAGATGGCGGGGCTGGTGCTGGGGGCGGCGGCGCCGGTGGTGCTCACCTCCCGGGCCGAAACGGCCCAGGGCAAGCTCATCTCCATCGCCCTGGCCTGCCTGGCCGCGGCGAAGGGCTGA
- the buk gene encoding butyrate kinase yields MGFRILAINPGATSTKIAIFEDERPLFKKTVPHSMEDLRGYPRVMDQIPYRRDLILAALEEAGIALGDLSAVVGRGGLLRSIPGGTYRVNETMVGDMKAAARGEHASNLGAVLALDLGDRAGIPSFIVDPVSVDEMEPVARISGSPEVERISMFHALNHKAVAHRVATELGRPYEDLNLVVAHLGSGVSVAAHRRGRVVDVNDAKQEGPFSPERAGGLPAYELVALCYSGRYSFDEMKKNLLSRWGMAAYLGTKDLQEVEARARGGDEKAALLLDAFAYQVAKEIGAQATVLEGKVDRVVLTGGMAHSKELMAKVIARVSFIAPVAVVPGEEELEALALGALRVLRGEEAAKDY; encoded by the coding sequence ATGGGCTTTCGGATCCTGGCCATCAACCCCGGCGCCACGTCGACCAAGATCGCGATCTTCGAGGACGAGCGCCCCCTGTTCAAGAAGACCGTGCCCCACTCCATGGAGGACCTCAGGGGCTACCCCCGGGTCATGGACCAGATCCCTTACCGGCGCGATCTGATCCTGGCAGCCCTGGAGGAGGCGGGGATCGCCCTGGGGGACCTGTCGGCGGTGGTGGGACGGGGGGGGCTCCTGCGCTCCATCCCCGGAGGCACCTACCGGGTGAACGAGACCATGGTGGGGGACATGAAGGCCGCCGCCCGGGGGGAGCACGCCTCCAACCTGGGGGCCGTGCTGGCCCTGGACCTGGGGGATCGGGCGGGGATCCCCAGCTTCATCGTGGACCCCGTCTCGGTGGACGAGATGGAGCCCGTGGCCCGCATCTCCGGATCCCCGGAGGTGGAGCGTATCAGCATGTTCCACGCCCTGAACCACAAGGCGGTAGCCCACCGGGTGGCCACCGAGCTGGGGCGTCCCTACGAGGACCTGAATCTGGTGGTGGCCCACCTGGGCTCCGGGGTCTCCGTGGCGGCGCACCGTCGGGGACGGGTGGTGGACGTGAACGACGCCAAGCAGGAGGGTCCCTTCTCCCCGGAGCGGGCGGGGGGGCTCCCGGCCTACGAACTGGTGGCCCTGTGCTACTCCGGCCGGTACAGCTTCGACGAGATGAAGAAGAACCTCCTGAGCCGGTGGGGCATGGCGGCTTACCTGGGCACCAAGGACCTCCAGGAGGTGGAGGCCCGGGCCCGGGGGGGGGACGAAAAGGCGGCGCTGCTGCTGGACGCCTTCGCCTACCAGGTGGCCAAGGAGATCGGGGCCCAGGCCACGGTTCTGGAGGGCAAGGTGGACCGGGTGGTGCTCACCGGGGGCATGGCCCACTCCAAGGAACTCATGGCGAAGGTCATCGCCCGGGTGAGCTTCATCGCCCCCGTGGCGGTGGTGCCGGGGGAGGAGGAGCTGGAAGCCCTGGCCCTGGGGGCTCTGCGGGTGCTCCGGGGCGAGGAAGCGGCGAAGGATTACTAG
- a CDS encoding diguanylate cyclase — MTFRLAELEERIRRLDQERDAVNRILDAAVGALNFSPGAHGADPNGQASPEEEREGLLRETAQKVRALVPLRALAFYLLSEDGLDFRAALTDPVGAGKSFEAELEPLVEDGTLAWALNHPHPVFVTTADGSRPLLLHALSTPNRTLGVLLGEPSCDPQTLPDIALAFLRVVLNAAAGVLQDMERVHTVQDLNARLRDQVRRLEETRLALEEAHRTKDAFLAHISHEIRTPLNGILGLSRLLGEGDLSREQEEHVSLLLLEGQILVRLLDDLLDFSKIEAGRLEVESIPFAPGQLTRDVGRAFAHRASEKGLPVEVRVRDSVPPGALGDPNRLRQILGNLLSNAVKFTSRGRVLLELDAPGDRLVWSVEDTGEGVAPEALERIFQPFVQADPSVARRHGGTGLGLPISRSLATLMGGTLEVSSSPGEGSRFVLSLPLTAAPAPTKPQALREEAPPRVSRGRILLVEDNPTSRLVGLAFLRRLGFEAQGEESGEGALERLRRERFDGVLLDIQMPGLDGVETVRALRDPETGCRDPEVPVVALTAAVTPGQRERYLEAGMDDVLSKPLVPEDLSRVLGRLLPLPEAAPVFREEELLARTGGDAALAGQVLAAFEEDLRELSGAMDQALTAGDRPALRKAAHALRGAAANLGAPGIRDAAAALEEDSGEDEERTRRLRQSLAEQARAFEGRKRTPPATEGGQTGGQEGMRILVAEDNRSSRMMLTGFLQQKGYEVEVAEDGRRALDLLLQDDPPRLAVLDWMMPGLEGPEVVRWVRRANQRDKHYTYLILLTVRGAREHLLQGLEAGADDYVIKPFDPEELEMRIASGRRVVELHEQLLYAATHDPLSGLLNRRALLEQEEAELTRSRRTGEPVSVAMMDLDRFKAINDRYGHLAGDEVLREAARLIQCNLREYDLCGRYGGEEFLLVFPGASAFEAAQVCERLRFRIADAPLEYQGQSLAFTASFGVAEYDRIGSLDALNAAADEALYRAKEAGRDRVVW; from the coding sequence ATGACCTTTCGGCTGGCGGAACTGGAGGAGCGGATCCGGCGTCTGGATCAGGAGCGGGACGCGGTGAACCGCATCCTGGACGCGGCGGTGGGGGCGCTGAACTTCTCCCCCGGCGCCCACGGGGCGGACCCGAACGGACAGGCCTCTCCGGAGGAGGAGCGGGAGGGGCTGCTCCGGGAGACCGCCCAGAAGGTGCGCGCCCTGGTGCCCCTGCGCGCCCTGGCGTTCTACCTCCTTTCCGAGGACGGTCTGGACTTCCGGGCCGCCCTGACGGACCCCGTCGGTGCGGGGAAGTCCTTCGAGGCGGAGCTGGAGCCCCTGGTGGAGGACGGCACCCTGGCCTGGGCCCTGAACCACCCCCACCCGGTGTTCGTTACCACCGCCGACGGTTCCCGTCCCCTGCTTCTCCACGCCCTGAGCACCCCCAATCGGACCCTGGGGGTGCTGCTGGGGGAACCCTCCTGCGACCCCCAGACTCTCCCGGACATCGCCCTGGCCTTTCTGCGTGTGGTGCTCAACGCCGCCGCCGGGGTGCTCCAGGACATGGAGCGGGTGCACACCGTCCAGGACCTGAACGCCCGCCTCCGGGACCAGGTGCGCCGCCTGGAGGAAACCCGCCTGGCCCTGGAGGAGGCCCACCGCACCAAGGACGCCTTCCTGGCCCACATCAGCCACGAGATCCGCACGCCCCTGAACGGCATCCTGGGGCTCTCCCGCCTCCTGGGGGAGGGGGACCTCTCCCGGGAGCAGGAGGAGCACGTGTCCCTCCTCCTCCTGGAGGGGCAGATCCTGGTGCGTCTCCTGGACGACCTGCTGGACTTCTCCAAGATCGAGGCGGGACGCCTGGAGGTGGAGTCCATCCCCTTCGCCCCGGGGCAGCTCACCCGGGACGTGGGCCGGGCCTTCGCCCACCGGGCCTCGGAGAAGGGCCTGCCTGTGGAGGTGCGGGTGCGGGATTCCGTGCCCCCCGGCGCCCTGGGGGACCCGAACCGGCTGCGGCAGATCCTGGGGAACCTCCTGTCCAACGCGGTGAAGTTCACCTCCCGGGGGCGGGTGCTCCTGGAGCTGGACGCCCCGGGGGACCGGCTGGTGTGGTCCGTGGAGGACACGGGGGAGGGGGTCGCTCCCGAGGCTCTGGAGCGGATCTTCCAGCCCTTCGTCCAGGCGGACCCCTCCGTGGCCCGGCGACACGGGGGCACGGGGCTGGGCCTGCCCATCTCCCGCAGCCTCGCGACCCTCATGGGGGGCACCCTGGAGGTCTCTTCGTCTCCCGGCGAAGGAAGCCGCTTCGTCCTCTCCCTGCCCCTGACGGCGGCCCCCGCCCCGACGAAACCCCAGGCCCTCCGGGAGGAGGCTCCCCCCCGGGTCTCCCGGGGGAGGATCCTCCTGGTGGAGGACAACCCCACCAGTCGCCTGGTGGGCCTGGCCTTCCTGCGCCGCCTGGGCTTCGAGGCCCAGGGGGAGGAGAGCGGGGAGGGGGCCCTGGAGCGTCTTCGAAGGGAGCGCTTCGACGGGGTGCTCCTGGACATCCAGATGCCCGGCCTGGACGGGGTGGAGACGGTCCGGGCCCTTCGGGACCCTGAGACGGGGTGCCGGGATCCGGAGGTTCCCGTGGTGGCCCTCACGGCGGCGGTGACGCCGGGGCAGCGGGAGAGGTATCTGGAGGCGGGGATGGACGACGTGCTCTCCAAACCCCTGGTGCCGGAGGATTTGAGCCGCGTCCTGGGACGCCTGCTTCCCCTTCCGGAGGCGGCCCCGGTCTTTCGGGAGGAGGAGCTTCTGGCCCGGACGGGGGGGGATGCGGCCCTGGCGGGGCAGGTTCTGGCGGCCTTCGAGGAGGACCTGCGGGAACTCTCCGGGGCGATGGACCAGGCCCTGACCGCGGGGGATCGCCCGGCCCTGCGGAAGGCCGCCCACGCCCTGCGGGGGGCGGCGGCCAACCTGGGGGCCCCGGGGATCCGGGACGCCGCGGCGGCCCTGGAGGAGGACTCGGGGGAGGACGAAGAAAGGACGAGGAGGCTTCGGCAGAGCTTGGCGGAGCAGGCCCGAGCCTTCGAGGGACGGAAGAGGACCCCCCCTGCGACGGAGGGCGGGCAGACGGGAGGACAAGAGGGCATGAGGATCCTGGTGGCGGAGGACAACCGTTCCTCCCGCATGATGCTGACGGGGTTTCTGCAGCAGAAGGGCTACGAGGTGGAGGTGGCGGAGGACGGGCGCCGGGCCCTGGACCTGCTGCTGCAGGACGACCCCCCTCGCCTGGCGGTGCTGGACTGGATGATGCCGGGGCTGGAGGGGCCCGAGGTGGTGCGGTGGGTGCGCCGAGCCAACCAGCGGGACAAGCACTACACCTACCTGATCCTCCTCACCGTCCGGGGTGCCCGGGAGCACCTGCTCCAGGGCCTGGAGGCGGGGGCGGACGACTACGTCATCAAGCCCTTCGACCCGGAGGAGCTGGAGATGCGCATCGCCTCGGGGCGGCGGGTGGTGGAGCTTCACGAACAGCTCCTCTACGCCGCCACCCACGACCCCCTCTCGGGGCTCCTGAACCGCCGGGCCCTGCTGGAGCAGGAGGAGGCGGAGCTGACCCGGTCCCGGCGCACCGGCGAGCCCGTGAGCGTAGCCATGATGGACCTGGACCGCTTCAAGGCCATCAACGACCGGTACGGCCACCTGGCGGGGGACGAGGTGCTTCGGGAGGCGGCGCGGCTCATCCAGTGCAACCTGAGGGAGTACGACCTCTGCGGCCGTTACGGAGGGGAGGAGTTCCTCCTGGTCTTCCCCGGAGCCAGCGCCTTCGAGGCCGCTCAGGTGTGCGAGCGCCTGCGGTTCCGCATCGCCGACGCCCCCCTGGAGTACCAGGGCCAGTCCTTGGCCTTCACCGCCAGCTTCGGCGTGGCGGAGTACGACCGCATCGGCTCCCTGGACGCCCTCAACGCCGCCGCCGACGAGGCCCTCTATCGGGCCAAGGAAGCGGGGAGGGATCGGGTGGTCTGGTAG